The Pukyongia salina genome segment TACAAATGCGATAATTATTACGATAAAGAATCGGAAAGCGGCATAATTTACAACGACGCAACCTTATCTTTAGACTGGCATCTTCCAAAGGAAGATTTTATAATTTCGGATAAAGACCTGGAACTTCCCGGATTTGAGGAGGTAATTTCATGAAAAAAGTATTGGTAACAGGGGCGTTCGGACAACTTGCTATGTGTATTAAACAGGCAGCTCCTAACTACCCCGATCTGGATTTTACTTTTGTAAATAAAACGGAACTCGATGTTACCGATCCCTCGGCTGTCCGCTCGTATTTCAATGAGAATCCGGTTGATGTTTGTATCAATACCGCCGCCTACACAAATGTTGAAAAGGCCGAAAGCGAAAAGGAACAGGCGCTTGCGGTTAATGCAATGGCAGTAAAAACCCTGGCCCAAGTCTGTGAAAACCATAAGACGGTTTTAATTCATGTGTCCACAGATTATGTGTTCGATGGAACAAAAAGATCTCCTTATACAGAGCAGGACGCTACCAACCCGATCAATGTGTACGGGGCGTCCAAACTTGCTGGCGAAGAGGAACTGGCCGTCCATTGCAGCCAACATTTTATTATAAGAACTTCCTGGTTGTATTCGGAATATGGACATAATTTTTTTAAAACCATACTTAGACACGCAACCGAAGGAAACCCACTAACAATTACCACCGAACAGCTGGGCACACCTACCAACGCAAATGATCTGGCTAGGGCAATCCTTTTGGTGGCAGATAGTGAAAGCAAGGAATATGGCCTGTATCACTATAGCAATTCGGGAGAGGCAACCTGGTATGATTTCGCCGAAGCGATTTTACAGGAGTCGGGACAAATTGAAACCGCAAACCTTGCCAAAACCGACCATTACCGTACTTTTGCAAAAAGACCGGTTTACAGTATTTTAAACAGCACAAAATTCTGCAAGGCTTTTAAAGCGGATACCATCAATTGGAAGGAGAGCTTAAAAACCTTATTTGTAGAAAATAATAACCATAAATAAAAACGAATGGCACAGAACAATCAGGAAGAAGTAGATCTGTTTGTAGTATTAAAGAGACTTAATAAGGTCTATCAGGGATTCCTTGCCAGTGTGTACAAGGGCATCCGTTTTGTAATTAAGAACTGGATCGTCTTAACGATCCTGATCGTTGGCGGCTATTTTATTGGCGGCTGGTGGCAAAGATCCTTAACCCCTACAAAAGAGGCGGTGATGATCGTTCAGAACAACTTCGACAGCTCGAATTATGTTTACAATGCCATCGACCTGCTCAACATAAAATACAAACAAGGCCATAAGAGCTTTGTAAAGCAATACGGTTTCGATACCGAAAATCCGGATATCTCAGATATCGTAGTGGAACCTATCGTGAACATCGTGGAACTTCTCGAAAAACAGGAGACCAACGATAGAAACCTCGAATCCTACCTAAGCAGGGTTACCTTCGAAGAAGACCCCTTGTTGTCTGAGATCTACTTCCCCGAATATACCTTCCACAAGATCACTATCAGTACGGAGAAATCGGATCCGGCCATCATAGAAAAGGTGCTCAATTATCTCAACAATAACGAGATCTATAACAAGACGAAAGATGTTGTTGTTTCAGAAACACAATTGAGAATTCAGCGAAACGATGTGAGTATCGCCAATATCGACGCTATTTTCGACGAGTACTCCGGAAAGAATGCAGATGGCTCTAAAGCTAGTGAGATGAACTTCCTGATTCAGGAAAATAACAACTTGCATCAGCTACTGGACAAGAAAAAGGAACTTATAGAGGAGAACGAATATCTCAAGAAAGAACTCATTAAATACGATAATGTGGTTTCTTTACTCAACAATCCTAATTTTTACAATTCCTCCGATTTCTTTAGTAAAAAGAGGACCTTGTTACCTATAGCCCTGGTATTACTTTATATAGGTTTCTTCGTGATACGTAATATCTATCTCAAAGGAAAGAAATATTCGGAAGAGATATCACAAGCCTGATCGTATTGATAATCCGGCAAAGAAGTATAAAACATTAATCTATAAATGTTCACCCGGGATTTCGGAAATGAGGGAAATTCCCAATGAAGATCTGAAGGCCTGTCATCAATGAAATTACGTGCTACCATAAGGGATCTGTTTAATAACGCGATGGTTTTTAAAAGCCTCAACGTTCTCGCATTGCGAATTGCAGGAATGCTGCTGTTTTTTGGCCTCACCCTTTTCCTCACTAATAATTTTGAAGCCGGATTGGTGGGGCAGTACGATTTTAGCAGAGCTCTACTTATCTTTTTGGGAGGCGCCTGTGTGTTCGGGATGCACCAATCTGTAATCTATTATGCGGGTTATCTTAAATCCAAGAATTCTCTCAGCTACCTGAAGAAATTATATGGCAAAATGCTGGTGATCGTATTTTCGATCGCCTTTCTTTTTTTTTTAGCGGTTTTACTCGTCTCCCCTTCGTTTATTGACAGCCTCTTCGACAAAGAAGTGTCAAAATTGGTGAGTTATTCGGTGTTTGCACTGTTCTTCTACGGGGTAACCTTGCTGAATATTGATGTATTTCGGGCGATCAGTAAGATCTATATTTCCGAATTTTACAGGAACGTATTGCGCTATGCCCTGTTTTTTGTAGCCATCATTTATTTGTATTACAGTGGAAATCCGCATTTCCTTGTTGAGGTTTTTCTTCTGAATTTCACTTTTCTCGCATTGCTTTCCACTGCATATCTGTTCTACTACTTTTCGAAGATAAAAGTAGATCCCACTTCCGAAGAAATTGGGTTCAAACAAATTTTAAAACGCTCGGGCCCCATGGCGATTAGCGCTATAACATATCTGTTAATGCAAAGTGTGGATGTTATCCTGTTAAGTAAGTACAGTAGTTTTGAACGAGTGGCTTTTTATTCGGTGGCGATAAAACTCACTACCGTTCTTTCCATAGTCCTGGCATCGGTAAAT includes the following:
- the rfbD gene encoding dTDP-4-dehydrorhamnose reductase: MKKVLVTGAFGQLAMCIKQAAPNYPDLDFTFVNKTELDVTDPSAVRSYFNENPVDVCINTAAYTNVEKAESEKEQALAVNAMAVKTLAQVCENHKTVLIHVSTDYVFDGTKRSPYTEQDATNPINVYGASKLAGEEELAVHCSQHFIIRTSWLYSEYGHNFFKTILRHATEGNPLTITTEQLGTPTNANDLARAILLVADSESKEYGLYHYSNSGEATWYDFAEAILQESGQIETANLAKTDHYRTFAKRPVYSILNSTKFCKAFKADTINWKESLKTLFVENNNHK
- a CDS encoding flippase is translated as MKLRATIRDLFNNAMVFKSLNVLALRIAGMLLFFGLTLFLTNNFEAGLVGQYDFSRALLIFLGGACVFGMHQSVIYYAGYLKSKNSLSYLKKLYGKMLVIVFSIAFLFFLAVLLVSPSFIDSLFDKEVSKLVSYSVFALFFYGVTLLNIDVFRAISKIYISEFYRNVLRYALFFVAIIYLYYSGNPHFLVEVFLLNFTFLALLSTAYLFYYFSKIKVDPTSEEIGFKQILKRSGPMAISAITYLLMQSVDVILLSKYSSFERVAFYSVAIKLTTVLSIVLASVNTVYAPSFAEWYSKNDLQSLKQGIKRATRLIFIFTFPAIVLVFLFSKMILGFFGPGYIEARWALIILLIGQAVNALCGSVGVYMNMTGKQVVFQRILVTAFTINVVLNLVLIPKYDLLGAAIATTISTVFWNIVTTTYIYRKDKIITFLTLK